In methanogenic archaeon ISO4-H5, the following are encoded in one genomic region:
- a CDS encoding desulfoferrodoxin Dfx: MAIYQCPKCGNVYEKTYAAGGCTPKCCGESCVEVAPKTGNPDENKHVPYFERVDGGVLVKVGKNDAHPMADDHYIVWIEICADGVRMRKYLKPGDKPEAFFKTDASKIIAREFCNKHGLWTYE; this comes from the coding sequence ATGGCAATCTACCAGTGCCCCAAATGCGGAAACGTATACGAGAAGACCTACGCAGCCGGCGGATGCACCCCCAAGTGCTGCGGAGAGAGCTGTGTCGAGGTCGCTCCCAAGACCGGAAACCCCGATGAGAACAAGCACGTTCCCTACTTCGAGAGGGTCGACGGAGGTGTCCTCGTCAAGGTCGGCAAGAACGACGCCCACCCCATGGCCGATGACCACTACATTGTATGGATCGAGATTTGCGCTGACGGCGTCCGCATGAGGAAGTACCTCAAACCCGGAGACAAGCCCGAGGCCTTCTTCAAGACCGACGCTTCCAAGATCATCGCCAGGGAGTTCTGCAACAAGCACGGTCTCTGGACCTACGAGTGA